A window from Brucella sp. BE17 encodes these proteins:
- a CDS encoding GcrA family cell cycle regulator, protein MNWTDERVELLKKLWSEGLSASQIAAQLGGVSRNAVIGKVHRLKLSGRGKTTTTAPRSKKVNTVAATPRPAAQHASGAHTTTMRTATSTRTVGATALKMDYDTDVVAEAVIKPASDVVVPISRHLTLLQLSERTCKWPIGDPLNEDFHFCGHESGESSPYCSYHSRLAFQPTSERRRAR, encoded by the coding sequence ATGAACTGGACAGATGAACGTGTTGAACTCCTGAAGAAATTGTGGAGCGAAGGCTTGAGCGCGAGCCAGATCGCGGCGCAGCTCGGCGGCGTCAGCCGCAACGCCGTGATCGGCAAGGTTCACCGTCTGAAGCTTTCCGGCCGTGGCAAGACCACGACCACTGCCCCGCGCAGCAAGAAGGTGAATACGGTGGCAGCCACCCCGCGCCCCGCAGCCCAGCATGCGAGCGGTGCCCATACGACGACAATGCGCACCGCGACGTCGACGAGAACAGTCGGCGCAACTGCGCTGAAGATGGACTATGACACCGACGTGGTTGCCGAGGCCGTAATCAAGCCCGCCTCCGACGTGGTGGTGCCGATTTCCCGCCATCTCACGCTGCTGCAACTGAGCGAACGCACCTGTAAATGGCCAATTGGCGATCCGCTGAATGAGGATTTCCATTTCTGCGGTCATGAATCGGGTGAATCCAGTCCCTATTGCAGCTACCATTCGCGTCTTGCTTTCCAGCCGACGTCCGAGCGTCGTCGCGCACGCTGA
- a CDS encoding aspartate aminotransferase family protein, producing the protein MTSATTNATNVQPLYDTYNRAALRFERGEGIWLITETGERYLDFAAGIAVNSLGHSHPHLVETLQEQAGKLWHLSNLYEIQGQQTLGQRLVDNTFADKVFFTNSGAEALECAIKTARRYHYMDGNPERFRIITFEGAFHGRTLATIAAGGQEKYLEGFGPKVEGFDQVVFGDEAALRAAITDETAAILLEPIQGEGGLRAFPEEFLRLIRKICDDEGLLLIFDEVQTGVGRTGRFFAHEWSGVTPDIMAVAKGIGGGFPMGACLATAEAAKGMTAGVHGTTYGGNPLAMAVGNAVLDVVLSDGFMEMVRDTALVLKQGLASIADRYPNVVGEIRAHGLLIGVKCVVPNAMLIQALRDEHLLSVGAGDNVVRLLPPLVTTPEEAREALNRIETAVERLSVANPSSKTA; encoded by the coding sequence ATGACCAGTGCAACGACCAACGCGACGAACGTGCAACCGCTCTACGACACTTATAATCGTGCGGCCCTGCGCTTCGAGCGAGGGGAAGGCATCTGGCTGATCACCGAGACGGGTGAACGCTATCTCGATTTCGCTGCAGGCATTGCCGTCAATTCGCTCGGCCATTCCCATCCGCATCTGGTCGAAACCTTGCAGGAGCAGGCGGGAAAGCTCTGGCACCTGTCGAACCTCTATGAGATACAAGGGCAGCAGACACTCGGCCAGCGTCTTGTCGACAATACATTTGCCGACAAGGTTTTTTTCACCAATTCTGGCGCTGAAGCGCTTGAATGCGCGATCAAGACCGCACGGCGTTATCATTACATGGATGGCAATCCTGAGCGTTTCCGCATCATCACCTTTGAAGGCGCGTTCCATGGCCGCACGCTTGCGACCATCGCTGCCGGTGGGCAGGAAAAATATCTCGAAGGCTTTGGACCCAAGGTCGAGGGTTTTGATCAGGTGGTCTTTGGCGATGAAGCAGCGCTTAGAGCCGCCATCACCGATGAAACGGCAGCAATCCTGCTTGAGCCCATTCAGGGTGAGGGCGGCTTGCGCGCTTTCCCGGAAGAGTTTTTGCGTCTTATTCGCAAAATCTGCGACGATGAAGGGCTTTTGCTGATTTTCGATGAGGTGCAGACCGGTGTCGGACGTACGGGCAGGTTTTTTGCGCATGAATGGTCAGGTGTTACCCCTGACATCATGGCGGTCGCTAAGGGCATCGGCGGTGGTTTTCCAATGGGCGCCTGTCTTGCCACGGCTGAGGCTGCCAAGGGCATGACTGCCGGTGTGCATGGCACCACCTATGGCGGTAATCCGCTGGCCATGGCAGTTGGCAACGCCGTTCTGGATGTCGTTTTGAGCGACGGCTTTATGGAGATGGTACGCGATACCGCATTGGTACTTAAACAGGGGCTTGCCTCGATTGCTGACCGCTATCCCAATGTGGTTGGGGAAATCCGTGCCCATGGCCTGCTGATCGGTGTCAAATGCGTTGTACCCAATGCGATGCTCATTCAGGCGTTGCGTGACGAGCATCTGTTGAGCGTTGGCGCCGGGGACAATGTCGTGCGGCTTTTGCCGCCGCTTGTCACCACGCCTGAAGAGGCGCGTGAAGCCCTCAATCGCATCGAGACTGCCGTCGAACGGCTTTCCGTCGCAAACCCGAGCAGCAAGACGGCATAA
- the argF gene encoding ornithine carbamoyltransferase, which translates to MMTNNSIKHFIDLSTVPASELRAIMEDAKAIKARLKAGERDKPLAGKVLAMIFEKPSTRTRVSFDVGMRQLGGETLMLTGSEMQLGRSETIADTAKVLSRYVDAIMIRTTSHDRMLELAEHATVPVINALTDDTHPCQIMADVLTYEEHRGLIEGKTFAWMGDGNNVLHSLVEAAARFDFNVNIATPEGSEPKQHYIDWAKANGGHVMSTTDPQKAAMGVDCIVTDTWVSMGQEDRARGHNVFMPYQVNATLMAKADPRALFMHCLPAHRGEEVTDEVIDGPQSVVFDEAENRLHAQKAILAWCLQGEKRG; encoded by the coding sequence ATCATGACCAATAATTCTATCAAGCATTTCATCGACCTTTCCACGGTTCCCGCATCGGAATTGCGCGCCATCATGGAGGACGCCAAAGCTATCAAGGCGCGGTTGAAAGCGGGTGAGCGCGACAAGCCGCTGGCAGGAAAGGTGCTGGCGATGATCTTTGAAAAACCCTCGACACGCACGCGTGTGTCGTTCGATGTCGGCATGCGTCAGCTTGGGGGTGAAACCTTGATGCTGACCGGATCTGAAATGCAGCTTGGCCGCAGCGAGACCATCGCCGATACGGCCAAGGTTTTATCGCGCTATGTCGATGCGATCATGATCCGCACCACCTCACATGACCGTATGCTGGAGCTGGCCGAACATGCGACCGTTCCGGTCATCAATGCACTGACCGACGACACCCACCCTTGTCAAATCATGGCTGACGTTCTTACATATGAGGAACATCGCGGGCTTATCGAGGGCAAGACGTTTGCCTGGATGGGGGACGGTAACAACGTGCTCCATTCTCTCGTGGAGGCTGCGGCGCGGTTTGATTTCAATGTCAATATCGCAACGCCGGAAGGCAGCGAGCCGAAGCAGCACTATATTGACTGGGCTAAGGCCAATGGCGGTCACGTCATGTCCACCACCGACCCGCAGAAGGCGGCGATGGGAGTGGATTGCATCGTGACCGACACATGGGTTTCCATGGGACAAGAAGACCGCGCGCGTGGTCATAATGTCTTCATGCCCTATCAGGTCAATGCGACTTTGATGGCGAAGGCTGATCCAAGGGCGCTTTTCATGCACTGCCTGCCCGCGCATCGCGGCGAGGAAGTGACAGATGAGGTAATCGACGGGCCGCAATCAGTGGTTTTCGACGAAGCGGAAAACAGGCTCCACGCCCAGAAAGCTATTCTGGCCTGGTGCCTGCAAGGAGAAAAACGTGGCTGA
- a CDS encoding Hsp33 family molecular chaperone: protein MADKSGSEQFETETAQINLGDFNFAGDDAVVPFQVEGLDVRGRAVQLGGSIDAILKRHDYPEEVARLLAEATVLTVLLGTSLKFEGKFIFQTQSDGPVDMLVVDFRTPRSMRAYARFDAERLQEAVAAGQTKPEELLGRGTLALTVDQGAYMQRYQGIVALDGSTLEEIATTYFRQSEQIPTDLRLSVAKLIERGSDGKPVEQWRAGGLIIQFLPESQLRARIPDLPGGDGDDNDPSHHPVDDAWDEARSLVGTIESSELTDPQVGSERLLYRLFHERGVRVYESVSVLDECSCSLEKIADVLSGFTAEEIKDSIEDERIVVTCEFCSTRYDFDPAAFAKED, encoded by the coding sequence GTGGCTGACAAGAGCGGCAGCGAACAGTTTGAAACCGAAACCGCCCAGATCAATCTGGGCGATTTCAATTTTGCGGGCGACGATGCCGTCGTGCCTTTTCAGGTGGAAGGTCTCGACGTGCGCGGGCGTGCGGTTCAGCTTGGGGGCAGCATTGATGCCATTCTGAAGCGACACGACTACCCGGAAGAAGTCGCTCGCCTTCTGGCGGAAGCAACAGTTCTGACCGTGCTGCTTGGTACGTCGCTGAAATTCGAGGGCAAGTTCATCTTCCAGACCCAGTCCGATGGGCCGGTGGATATGCTGGTGGTCGATTTTCGCACACCGCGCTCGATGCGCGCCTATGCGCGTTTCGACGCCGAGCGTTTGCAGGAGGCTGTCGCTGCGGGCCAAACCAAGCCCGAAGAATTGCTCGGGCGCGGTACACTGGCACTGACTGTGGATCAGGGCGCCTATATGCAGCGCTATCAGGGCATTGTTGCCCTGGATGGCTCGACGCTTGAAGAAATCGCCACGACCTATTTTCGTCAGTCTGAGCAGATCCCGACCGATCTCAGGCTGAGCGTCGCCAAGCTCATCGAGCGTGGGTCTGACGGAAAACCGGTCGAGCAATGGCGGGCAGGCGGTTTAATCATCCAGTTCCTGCCGGAATCGCAATTGCGCGCGCGCATTCCCGATTTGCCGGGCGGTGACGGCGACGACAACGATCCATCACATCATCCGGTGGACGATGCCTGGGATGAGGCGCGCTCACTGGTGGGCACCATTGAAAGCTCGGAACTGACGGACCCGCAGGTGGGGTCCGAACGGCTCCTTTATCGCCTGTTCCACGAGCGGGGTGTGCGGGTTTATGAATCGGTGTCGGTGCTTGATGAATGCTCGTGCTCGCTTGAAAAGATCGCCGATGTTTTGTCCGGTTTTACCGCTGAGGAGATCAAGGACAGCATCGAGGATGAGCGCATTGTCGTGACATGCGAGTTCTGCTCGACGCGCTATGATTTCGATCCGGCAGCGTTTGCAAAAGAGGATTAA
- the apaG gene encoding Co2+/Mg2+ efflux protein ApaG, with product MYRAVTYGIEVTVVPFYLEDESAPEDNRYVWGYRITIANNSSETIQVKARYWQITDANGRVEEVRGRGVVGEQPVLEPGDSFQYSSGCPLTTSSGVMVGRYELHTPQGKTFEVEIPAFSLDVPEQRRTLN from the coding sequence ATGTACAGGGCGGTCACTTACGGCATCGAAGTCACGGTCGTACCGTTTTATCTCGAAGACGAGTCGGCACCAGAAGATAATCGCTATGTCTGGGGCTACCGGATTACCATTGCCAATAATTCATCGGAAACCATACAGGTTAAAGCGCGTTACTGGCAGATTACCGATGCCAATGGTCGTGTCGAGGAAGTGCGCGGGCGAGGCGTTGTCGGCGAACAACCGGTCCTCGAACCCGGCGACTCATTTCAATATTCTTCGGGCTGTCCTTTGACCACATCGTCTGGCGTGATGGTCGGGCGCTATGAGTTACACACCCCGCAGGGCAAAACATTCGAAGTCGAAATTCCGGCTTTCTCGCTCGATGTGCCGGAACAAAGACGCACGTTGAATTAA
- a CDS encoding O-succinylhomoserine sulfhydrylase, whose protein sequence is MTTENTRKFRPATQLVHAGSLRSSFAEMSEAMFLTQGFLYPNAEAAEARFKGENPGFIYSRYANPTTDMFEKRMCALEDAEEGRATTSGMAAVAAAILCQVQAGDHVISARAVFGSCRYIVETLLPRYGVEISIIDGSKVENWKAAVRPNTKVLFLESPSNPTLEVIDIAAVADIANEAGAKLIVDNVFATPLYQKPLELGAHIVIYSTTKHIDGQGRCLGGIVLSDREWIEDTFQEYYRHTGPGMSPFNAWIMLKGLETLAVRVRQQTQSAQALADYLAGKPGVNKVIYPGRADHPQADIIAKQMSGGSTLIALELEGGKEAAFKFENALQVFSISNNLGDAKSLITHPSTTTHKNLSDEAKAELGISDGVLRVSVGLEDTDDLIEDVEAALKAARS, encoded by the coding sequence ATGACGACTGAGAATACCCGCAAATTTCGCCCTGCAACCCAGCTCGTGCATGCCGGATCGCTGCGCTCCAGTTTTGCCGAGATGTCAGAAGCTATGTTCCTGACACAGGGCTTCCTGTATCCAAATGCTGAAGCTGCGGAAGCGCGCTTCAAGGGTGAAAATCCGGGTTTCATCTATTCGCGTTATGCCAACCCGACCACAGATATGTTTGAAAAGCGCATGTGTGCGCTCGAAGACGCTGAAGAAGGTCGCGCCACGACATCAGGCATGGCAGCGGTGGCCGCGGCCATTCTGTGTCAGGTGCAGGCGGGCGATCATGTGATTTCCGCGCGCGCCGTTTTTGGCTCGTGTCGCTACATCGTCGAGACGCTTCTGCCCAGATACGGCGTTGAAATCTCGATTATCGATGGCTCTAAAGTCGAGAACTGGAAAGCGGCTGTTCGTCCCAATACCAAAGTGCTGTTTCTTGAAAGCCCATCAAACCCGACGTTGGAAGTCATCGACATTGCCGCCGTTGCCGACATTGCCAATGAAGCGGGTGCAAAACTCATCGTCGACAATGTTTTCGCCACACCACTTTACCAGAAGCCGCTAGAACTGGGCGCGCATATCGTCATCTATTCGACCACCAAGCATATTGATGGACAAGGGCGTTGCCTTGGCGGCATTGTTTTGTCGGATCGCGAATGGATCGAAGACACGTTTCAGGAGTATTATCGCCATACCGGCCCCGGCATGAGCCCTTTCAATGCATGGATCATGCTCAAAGGTCTTGAAACGCTGGCCGTGCGCGTGCGCCAGCAAACGCAGTCGGCACAAGCACTGGCCGATTATCTTGCAGGCAAGCCCGGCGTGAACAAGGTCATCTATCCGGGCCGGGCCGACCATCCGCAGGCCGATATTATCGCAAAGCAGATGAGTGGTGGTTCGACGCTGATCGCGCTTGAACTTGAAGGCGGAAAGGAAGCCGCGTTCAAATTCGAAAATGCGCTTCAGGTTTTCAGCATTTCCAACAATCTGGGCGATGCCAAGAGCCTGATCACCCATCCCTCCACCACCACGCACAAGAACCTTTCCGATGAGGCTAAGGCGGAGCTTGGCATTTCCGATGGCGTGCTGCGCGTTTCGGTCGGCCTGGAAGATACCGATGATCTGATCGAAGATGTCGAAGCAGCGCTCAAGGCCGCTCGCAGCTAG
- a CDS encoding 2'-deoxycytidine 5'-triphosphate deaminase, with translation MTQREAGILADADIAALFESGLLKTARPLDADQIQPASLDLRLGTKAYRVRASFMPGPGTPVIDKLERLKLHEIDLSAGAVLETGCVYIVPLLESLALAPDLSASANPKSSTGRLDIFTRVIVDGAQEFDKVPAGYNGPLYLEVSPRTFPIVARAGSRLSQIRFRQGRAQLDEAELGALHEAETLVASEQPNISGGGIALSVDLAGNISGGQDKLIGYRGKHHTGVVDVDKRGAHDVLDFWEPIYDRGARELVLDPDEFYILVSREAVHVPPLYAAEMTPFDPLVGEFRVHYAGFFDPGFGHSAAGGTGSRAVLEVRSHEVPFILEHGQIVGRLIYEHMLNRPKALYGIDLGSNYQAQQLKLSKHFR, from the coding sequence ATGACGCAAAGAGAAGCGGGAATTCTGGCGGATGCGGATATTGCAGCCCTCTTTGAAAGCGGTTTGCTCAAAACAGCCCGACCGCTCGATGCGGACCAGATACAGCCCGCGAGCCTTGATCTCCGGCTCGGCACAAAAGCCTATCGCGTGCGTGCCTCTTTCATGCCCGGTCCCGGCACCCCGGTCATTGATAAGCTTGAACGTCTTAAACTGCACGAAATTGATCTGAGCGCCGGTGCGGTGCTCGAAACGGGTTGTGTCTATATCGTGCCGCTGTTGGAAAGTCTTGCGCTTGCACCCGACCTGTCCGCATCCGCCAACCCGAAAAGCTCAACCGGGCGGCTCGACATATTCACACGCGTGATTGTCGATGGTGCGCAGGAATTCGACAAGGTGCCGGCGGGCTATAACGGCCCGCTTTATCTTGAGGTCAGCCCGCGGACTTTCCCCATCGTTGCGCGCGCAGGATCACGGCTGTCGCAGATACGCTTCCGTCAAGGTCGCGCGCAATTGGACGAGGCTGAACTTGGGGCATTGCATGAAGCCGAAACACTGGTTGCTTCTGAGCAGCCTAATATTTCGGGCGGCGGCATTGCACTTTCAGTTGATCTTGCTGGCAATATTTCTGGGGGGCAGGACAAGCTGATCGGCTATCGCGGCAAGCATCACACCGGCGTGGTCGATGTCGACAAACGCGGTGCGCATGACGTGCTTGATTTCTGGGAGCCGATCTATGATCGCGGTGCACGCGAACTGGTGCTCGACCCGGACGAATTCTACATTCTGGTTTCGCGTGAGGCGGTGCATGTGCCCCCGCTTTATGCCGCTGAGATGACGCCCTTCGACCCGCTGGTCGGTGAGTTTCGCGTGCATTATGCCGGTTTCTTCGATCCCGGTTTCGGCCACAGCGCTGCAGGCGGCACCGGCAGCCGTGCGGTGCTGGAAGTCAGAAGCCACGAAGTGCCGTTCATTCTTGAACATGGCCAGATTGTCGGCAGACTCATATACGAACATATGCTCAATCGCCCCAAGGCGCTCTATGGCATTGATCTTGGTTCCAATTATCAGGCGCAGCAATTGAAGCTCTCCAAGCATTTTCGTTGA
- a CDS encoding GlxA family transcriptional regulator, whose amino-acid sequence MSPEHEREADNQKRRLSVGIIALPGFTLTALSLFLDPFRLAADDRDKSRQIRCAWKICTLSGNPVTSSSGMVIEPTVPIGELDECDYVAVVGGLIAQYRPRQQALVDLIKRADKRGQTVVGLCTAAFLLAEGGLLDDRNCCVSWFHRDDFLELFDGHTADTTSLFHKSGRHYTCAGGLGAASLALSIIQNEISEELARKSASILLIPYELVRSEQPALSFNGVRSPLIRKAIRIFEETLEEPVAMIDVARRLGISVRQMERAFRTALDRTAFEVREELRVRKAKELLAESTLSLLEVAVACGFTDTRSMNRSFSRQKQKAPRDYRRQR is encoded by the coding sequence GTGAGTCCAGAACACGAACGCGAAGCGGATAATCAAAAACGTCGGCTATCGGTTGGTATTATCGCGCTGCCAGGCTTTACACTGACCGCGCTAAGCCTGTTTCTTGATCCTTTTCGCCTTGCAGCCGATGATCGCGACAAAAGCCGCCAGATTCGCTGCGCATGGAAAATCTGTACTCTTTCTGGCAATCCCGTCACCTCCAGCTCCGGCATGGTGATCGAACCGACCGTGCCTATCGGCGAACTCGATGAATGCGATTATGTGGCGGTGGTCGGCGGTTTAATTGCGCAATATCGCCCGCGCCAGCAGGCGCTGGTCGACCTCATCAAGCGCGCCGACAAGCGCGGCCAGACGGTCGTGGGCCTATGCACTGCGGCTTTTCTGCTGGCCGAGGGCGGCCTGCTCGATGATCGCAACTGCTGCGTGAGCTGGTTTCACCGCGATGACTTCCTCGAACTTTTTGACGGCCACACCGCTGACACGACCAGCCTTTTTCATAAAAGCGGGCGGCATTATACGTGCGCCGGTGGTCTGGGCGCGGCGTCGCTTGCGCTCTCGATCATCCAGAACGAGATTTCTGAGGAATTGGCACGCAAGAGCGCATCGATCTTGTTGATCCCTTATGAACTGGTGCGATCCGAGCAGCCCGCACTCAGTTTCAACGGCGTGCGCTCGCCATTGATCCGCAAGGCGATCCGTATTTTCGAGGAAACGCTGGAAGAGCCGGTCGCGATGATCGACGTGGCGCGCAGATTAGGCATTTCCGTGCGGCAGATGGAGCGTGCTTTTCGCACGGCGCTCGATCGGACGGCATTCGAAGTGCGTGAGGAATTGCGAGTGAGAAAAGCAAAGGAGCTGCTTGCGGAAAGCACACTCTCACTGCTGGAAGTGGCGGTGGCCTGTGGCTTTACCGATACGCGTAGCATGAACCGCTCGTTTTCTCGCCAGAAGCAAAAAGCACCGCGCGATTATCGCAGGCAGCGCTAA
- a CDS encoding DUF6460 domain-containing protein, which yields MADGVNRFLGDTPARVIVKLVLISLVVGVVMSAFHWTPYDIFYGIRDFFLRLWNMGFSAISGFVDYLILGAAVVIPAFILLRILSYRK from the coding sequence ATGGCCGATGGTGTGAACCGTTTTCTGGGCGATACGCCAGCACGCGTTATTGTCAAGCTGGTGCTGATCTCGCTCGTTGTTGGTGTGGTCATGAGCGCTTTTCACTGGACGCCCTATGACATTTTTTATGGCATTCGCGATTTCTTCCTGCGCTTGTGGAACATGGGTTTTTCGGCAATCTCGGGCTTTGTTGACTATCTCATTTTAGGCGCGGCGGTGGTCATTCCCGCCTTTATTCTGCTCCGTATCCTGAGTTACCGTAAGTAA
- a CDS encoding CAP domain-containing protein: MKTDYSMLSRRRFLVLAGGAMAYVTLPLELSQAAGARTFTTDPTVIFNAIRKANGLSPMATDTRLEQAALYQARRMASFGKIGHSVGWGNGFVARLRKAGIRGPAAENVAAGQPDTQAVFDAWMKSPGHRKNMLDPTFGHYGLAWATPEDKSRRIYWAMMLGR, translated from the coding sequence ATGAAAACAGATTATTCTATGCTTTCCCGTCGTCGGTTTCTGGTATTGGCGGGCGGCGCTATGGCTTATGTGACGCTGCCGTTGGAGCTTTCGCAGGCGGCGGGAGCCCGGACTTTTACAACTGACCCGACAGTTATTTTCAATGCCATTCGCAAGGCGAATGGACTGTCTCCGATGGCAACGGACACGCGGTTGGAACAGGCAGCACTTTATCAGGCGCGGCGCATGGCAAGTTTTGGAAAGATCGGTCACAGTGTCGGCTGGGGCAATGGTTTTGTGGCGCGGCTGCGCAAGGCGGGCATCCGGGGACCAGCTGCGGAAAACGTTGCTGCCGGGCAACCGGATACACAAGCCGTTTTCGATGCGTGGATGAAGTCGCCAGGCCACCGCAAGAATATGCTCGACCCGACGTTTGGTCATTACGGCCTTGCGTGGGCAACGCCCGAAGACAAGTCGAGGCGCATATACTGGGCGATGATGCTGGGGCGTTGA
- a CDS encoding ester cyclase, protein MTRDQLSDLYRRYIECLNRQDWERLHQFVHDEVEHNGNAFGLSGYRKMLQSDFRAIPDLNFKVDLLVSDPPRVASRLLFDCTPKGMLFDLPINGKRVKFSENVFYEFSNRRIRKVWSIIDKTAIAQQL, encoded by the coding sequence ATGACACGAGACCAATTATCCGATCTTTATCGCCGCTATATCGAATGTCTCAACCGGCAGGACTGGGAACGACTTCACCAGTTCGTTCATGATGAAGTCGAGCACAACGGAAATGCTTTCGGTCTGAGCGGCTATCGCAAAATGCTGCAAAGCGATTTTCGCGCCATTCCCGATCTCAATTTCAAGGTCGACCTTCTGGTGTCCGATCCGCCGCGTGTTGCAAGCCGACTGCTGTTTGATTGCACGCCCAAAGGCATGCTGTTCGACCTGCCGATCAATGGCAAACGGGTGAAATTCTCTGAAAATGTCTTCTATGAATTTTCCAATAGACGCATTCGCAAAGTATGGTCAATCATCGACAAAACAGCCATCGCGCAGCAGCTTTAA
- a CDS encoding TetR/AcrR family transcriptional regulator, with protein sequence MPPKPRAQTMQENRRFLLAAARKAFADKGFAASSMDELTAEAGLTRGALYHNFGDKKGLLAAVVAQIDGEMATHARKAAALKADPWEALMTEAAVYIEMALEPEVQRIVLLDGPAFLGDPSQWPSQNACLEMTREAVAGLIAQGVLKTLDIDAAARLLSGAAFDAALWVAASDDPKSALKKSIDVFRHLASGLLAEK encoded by the coding sequence ATGCCCCCGAAACCCCGCGCTCAAACCATGCAGGAAAACCGGCGATTCCTGCTGGCGGCAGCTAGAAAAGCTTTTGCAGACAAAGGCTTTGCCGCATCCTCGATGGATGAGTTAACAGCTGAAGCGGGGCTGACGCGTGGCGCCCTCTACCACAATTTCGGTGACAAGAAGGGCTTGCTTGCCGCAGTCGTAGCGCAGATCGACGGCGAGATGGCAACACATGCAAGAAAGGCTGCCGCGCTTAAAGCGGATCCGTGGGAAGCCTTGATGACGGAAGCAGCGGTCTATATCGAGATGGCACTGGAACCGGAAGTGCAGCGCATTGTTCTGCTAGACGGTCCGGCCTTTTTGGGCGACCCTTCGCAATGGCCGAGCCAGAATGCCTGTCTTGAAATGACCCGTGAAGCCGTAGCAGGTCTGATTGCACAAGGGGTGCTGAAAACCCTTGATATAGACGCTGCCGCACGGCTTTTGAGTGGGGCTGCCTTCGATGCAGCGCTTTGGGTGGCTGCAAGCGACGATCCCAAATCAGCGCTTAAAAAATCTATCGATGTGTTCCGACACCTTGCATCAGGTCTTTTGGCGGAAAAATAG
- a CDS encoding RidA family protein: MMTREAVFPPNRHALYEQHGYSAAVRSGDLLFVSGQVGSREDGSPEPDFAAQVELAFANLRNVLAAADCTFDDIVDVTTFHTDPEKQFPAIMDVKSRVFAEKPYPNWTAVGVNWLAGFDFEIKVIARIPAH; encoded by the coding sequence ATCATGACACGTGAGGCCGTATTCCCACCCAATCGGCACGCGCTTTACGAACAGCATGGCTATTCCGCAGCCGTTCGCTCTGGCGATCTGCTGTTCGTTTCAGGGCAGGTTGGTAGCCGAGAAGACGGTTCGCCCGAGCCGGATTTTGCCGCACAGGTCGAACTGGCCTTCGCCAATCTGCGCAACGTGTTGGCCGCCGCCGATTGCACCTTTGATGACATTGTCGATGTGACGACGTTCCACACAGATCCTGAGAAGCAATTCCCAGCGATCATGGACGTGAAAAGCCGTGTATTCGCTGAAAAACCCTATCCGAACTGGACGGCTGTCGGCGTCAACTGGCTTGCCGGTTTTGATTTCGAAATCAAGGTCATTGCGCGCATTCCCGCGCATTGA